In Arachis hypogaea cultivar Tifrunner chromosome 17, arahy.Tifrunner.gnm2.J5K5, whole genome shotgun sequence, a single window of DNA contains:
- the LOC112766272 gene encoding probable isoaspartyl peptidase/L-asparaginase 2, protein MGGWAIAVHGGAGVDPNLPPQRQEEAKQLLARCLNLGISSLHSNASAIDVVELVVRELETDPLFNSGRGSALTENGTVEMEASIMDGPKRRCGAVSGLTTVKNPISLARLVMDKSPHSYLAFSGAEDFARLQGVEVVENEYFITPENVGMLKLAKEANTILFDYRIPTNGYDTCGAGVESPVKMNGLPISVYAPETVGCVVVDKEGRCAAATSTGGLMNKMTGRIGDSPLIGAGTYACELCGVSCTGEGEAIIRGTLAREVAAVMEYKGLGLQEAVDFVIKNRLDEGFAGLIAVSNKGEVAYGFNCNGMFRGCATEDGFMEVGIWE, encoded by the exons ATGGGAGGTTGGGCAATAGCTGTGCATGGTGGCGCTGGCGTGGACCCAAATCTCCCACCTCAACGCCAGGAAGAGGCCAAGCAACTCCTTGCTCGTTGCCTCAACCTTGGCATCTCTTCTCTTCATTCCAATGCTTCCGCCATCGACGTCGTTGAACTTGTC GTGAGGGAGCTGGAAACGGATCCACTGTTCAACTCTGGGCGCGGATCTGCGCTGACAGAAAACGGTACAGTGGAAATGGAGGCAAGCATCATGGACGGTCCCAAGAGACGTTGCGGCGCCGTTTCTGGCCTCACAACCGTCAAGAACCCTATCTCTCTTGCTCGCCTTGTCATGGATAAGTCCCCCCATTCCTACCTTGCCTTCTCCGGCGCTGAAGATTTCGCCAGGCTCCAG GGTGTGGAGGTTGTGGAGAACGAATACTTCATTACCCCTGAGAATGTTGGGATGCTGAAGCTCGCAAAGGAAGCCAATACAATCCTG TTCGACTACAGGATTCCAACGAACGGTTACGACACGTGCGGCGCGGGAGTGGAGAGCCCAGTGAAGATGAACGGGCTTCCGATAAGCGTGTACGCGCCGGAGACGGTGGGGTGCGTGGTGGTGGACAAGGAAGGTAGATGTGCGGCTGCCACGTCGACAGGGGGGCTCATGAACAAGATGACAGGTAGGATCGGTGACTCACCGCTCATAGGAGCTGGAACTTACGCGTGTGAGTTGTGCGGTGTGTCGTGCACGGGTGAAGGGGAGGCTATCATACGCGGGACTCTGGCGCGTGAGGTTGCGGCCGTTATGGAATACAAGGGCCTGGGCCTTCAGGAAGCGGTGGACTTTGTGATCAAGAATAGGCTCGACGAAGGGTTCGCTGGGCTCATAGCGGTGTCTAATAAGGGTGAGGTGGCTTATGGGTTCAACTGCAATGGCATGTTTAGGGGCTGCGCCACTGAGGATGGCTTCATGGAAGTGGGAATCTGGGAAtag